The segment agaatgaatatctAGGCTAGGCCCCAAAGGTACCCCGGTGAAGCCTTGATGCAACAGCCACTGTGATATGAGCAAGTACAGGAATGACAGCCACCCACCTACAGTGACCTGGACGGGCTCTGTGTTCTGGGTCTGTCTCTCTTCACTTTCGGAGGCATTCTGGGCCTCACTCAAGTTGTTTCTCTTCTTAACATGGGCAACCACGAAGAAACACAAGCCCACGAGCACAATTAAGggtcccaagatctgcagggaCAGGAATCCACAGATCGGGGGCTCCGCGTTGGCAGTGTCTGTCTCATTCAGGGGTTCCTTCTCCCAGTCTGAGTCGCATCCAGGGACCCAAATGCCCAGTATGCTGATGAGCATGCCACTGGTCAAGAACAGGAACCCAAAGATGAGGCACTGGGCAAACTGGCGGCTCTCTCCACAGATGAAGGCTTGGTCAGGGTCCACCTGGTTGCCTCGCAGGCGTCCCTCCCGGAACTGAAGTAGTGCCCGGGAGCGTGCCAGGATCACAGCCCCAAGCCCAATGGCCGCACACGCAGGCCCAGCAACCTTCAGCACCATACTGCAGTCTGGGAGGGTTTCGTATTGGCATGCCTGGAACCCAAAGATGGACAGCAGGACTCCCACAAACAGCAGGATGGCACCAAAGacgaaaaggaagaaaatgagcttGCTGACATGCCTGTCTGGCGGGACCTCATCCGGCTCAGCTGCTGCAGGAGACATGGCCAGAAGAGGCCCCTTCCCCGAAGAGGGGTGGGATGTGTTTCCTTCCCTCCAATGGTTTCAACAGCTCTGCAAATATAACCAAACACCAAATTAAAGTGGGTACAGTAAAGTGGGTGACCCACGCTGTTATTCTGCTGGCCACTTCAGAAATCACACCAGGAAGAAATCACAGGGAATAGAACTTTACCCACTGATACACTGTAGAACAATGAGTTGGGTATGAGTCAGCACGACTGGCATTCAGCAACTcctgaatatttaatttcatggAGATATTCAAGGAGAGGAAATGCAATTACCATGCATCCAggagttatcttttaaaaaacaaaaaccctcacagggatgtaaagtacagcatagggaatatagttaataatatgtaataactatgtatagttttcgggtgagtactagacttaatCGGCGGAATCACTTTGTaggttacataaatgtctaaccactatgcggtACAGttgaaacataatattgaatgtcaactgtaattgaaaaattttttaatttaattaaaaaacaccaTACAACAAAAGTAACTGGGTGTGGCTTTTCCTGTTCTGAATCTTAAAAATTCACTCTCCCAGGGGAGAAAAACAATGGCAAGTGAGGGAAGAACCACAGGGATTATTTTTGATTTACAGACATCCTAAATTTATTTCATCACAGCCTTCTCTGAGCATTTCCACGCTGGTAAATTTTCATTCAGTAACTACCTTTCCATTTCCTGTTTTAGACCTTGGCATTTTCCATTCCATGCTTTATTCTAAGCCTACATCTACAGAAGACCCAAATTCAGCAGTTTCAACTGAAGGGGAAGGTAGTTCAGGAACACAGTGGGTTTGGTGGATACCAAGTTAATTCTGTCAAAATGTGATTCTTGAGTTCTCAAACAGGCACACGCAGGGGCGGCCTTGGCCTGAAATCTGGTGGTCCAGTTGCTTGGGCGTGGAATGACCCAGGGCAGTGGGGCACATACAGCAGGTCAGGCGGAGCCTTGCCTCGCAGGTGGGCAGGCAGCCTCTTGCTCCCCCTCTGTGGTGCCATCCACTTCCATGAAGAGGTTTAAGCTGTTAAAAGCACACAGCTGATAAAATCACCAGCTACAAAGCACTAAACAGAACTGGAACTTGACTTTGAAAGAAGAGTTGAAGTGAAATCAAGTGGGAAAGCACCTTCCAAAGTTCACCCAAGCCCTGTACTTCAAGGGTGTCTTATATTAAATGTACCCCGAGCAGTTGTTAAAGAGTTGACTAGTTTACATGGACTGACTTTATTAATCTTATTTACGCTAATGAATGGGATATTTTACCAGGATCTTTCAAGTTGGGCACTTGAAAAGACAACCCAAGTGTGGAGACTATTTGCGTTgctcaaggaaagaaaaacttttaaaatatcttgtgcCAGTTGCATCCATGGTCACATGAAGGAGCTCAAGATGGAGGCTGTAAAGTCAAGGCCATCTTGACAAACCCAAATCATGACCAAGTAGAGTCAGTTTAGGTAAAGAAAGCAAACAGCAGGTCTTATACTAGGAAGTACTTTTCCAGGAAAAAGCATGATAGAATCAAAAGGAAActtaagagagaaggaaatataggagggaagtttttcattttaaacttggACAAATTCTATTTATGAAGATGCAATTAAGCTGAGACAAAGACAGCACTGcactagtattttttttaaatttctgaatcaTGCAATCTCTCTTGCTGGTTCCAGAGATAATAGTGATTCTCTGCTACAAAATCCTATCAGGAATTCACTGTATTCCTGGCACCTTCAACTTTGAATTGAGTCACAAGGCTTCAACGCTGTAAAGGCAAATTCCCAAATACtagtaaagaaaacagaagcctAAAACTGGATTTGTAGCTTCTTTTCCATGGATTAGTGGTCTAAACACCTGGCATGTGTTAACCCCTGATCCAAAATATTGTGTtggtagtctctctctctctttctccctctacctctctctttttctcatagATGCACCCACAAACGGACACATAGACATCTACACTAATAGAAAATTAAGCCTTTTCCAAATACCAATTTACACTTAATTTTCCCAACGCCAAATTCACCTCCCCGACTATCGGTTTTCCAAATCCGCACCCAGCTACATCCAGTGTATTTGGGGGGCCAGGCCAAGAAAGAGGCAAATGTCTTTTATGGGAAATAGCTTCGTGGGTTTCAGGGAACCCGAATGCAACAGCCCGGAGCGGCTGGGCGCGCGGCTCCCACGGGCACAGGTTAACGCTGGGTTCTCAGCGCTGGCGCCGCTCCTCGCACCAAGCCTCGGCCGTGACCCCGCAGCTCCCGGCCCGCGGTGTACGAGCGCAGGTTTCTGGGTCGCGGAGAGGCGGCGGCCGGGAGCCGCTTACCTGAGGCTTCGTCCTGCGTGCGTCCTGCCTGCGCCGGGACGCGTCCTGGGAGCCTGCCGTGGATCGGTCTTCGGGTCGGCGCTTGGCTGGGAAGCGCTGACCAGAGACAGCGGGTGGGCACAGGCCCGCACCGCACCCTCCCACCTGCGCGTCCAGGCGCCGAGGGCGGGCCGCCACTGTATTTACAGAAGGAGGCGGTGCCGGGAGGGTGCGGCGGCCTGGGGAGCCGCGAGCAGGGCAGGGCAGACTGGCGGGAGCTGGCCGCCACCGGGTGCTGCCCTTCGGGGGCCGGAAGCGCGCCTGGCGTGAGAGTGCACTGCGAGCCACCGCCTCCCGGCCCAGGGCTGGCGAACTTGGCCGCTTCCCCGCGGGTCACCGTGCGCGCCTGGAATCCAGGGAAAATGGGTAGCGCCGCTGCCTCCTGGGCCGCAGCCCCAGGAGAGTCGGGGCAACGAGTTGGGGTTCTCCTGGCTGTCGGAACAGCCGACCGAGATCCCGGCGGCAGGAAGGGAGCCAGATCCCCCCGGGCTAGGGCCCAGGAATCGGGGGAAGGGGAGTGAGAAAAGGAAGCATCTGACCCCCTACCGGCGTCGCCGCGGCCCAGGTGAAATTGGGTCCCCGCGTTCCCGCCGCTGCGCTCTCGGCCACCGTGCGGCCTGGGAAGGGTCCACCCAGTGGCTGTGTGGCCCTCCTGCCTGCCACTCCACAGACTTGACTTGAGGTCACTAGAGCAAGTCCCTCGCTGTGAGCTCCTGGACGAGCAGGTTAGGGACACACCAGGTCACAGAAAAGTGCGCTCCATTAGAATGTGAGACAAGCGTCCTCCATACCCTAGCAGTTCAGACGAGAACTACTATCTCCCAGACTAAAGCAGGTCCCTGGCGGATCCCGTGCAGGGTCAGCTCTGTCCCTTCCGCACTCACAGGTATGCGCACAGCCCTCTTTGGCGGTAGTACCCCCTTCCCGGTTCTCAATTGCTAATCATCCGCCGGAATTAACTTGGTAACTTTCCCTGCCCTTGAACCTGGCGATTCAGGAGGAGTTTGCTAATCCCCGTGCTGTTTGTAACCTGCCCCATGACACGTGACACGGATCTAACTGTGCCAGTTTCCACACCAGAGGTCAGGGTGCTGTGGAAGGTGAGTAAAAGGCCCAGTCCAAGATCCTGAGCTCCAGGAGCCCTGGGGACTTCCCCAGCCCTGCCAGTTCTCCCTCATTTCCTGCCCACTTTGCCTGAAACCCAAttgcattaactttttaaaagtatcaacACTTTGCATACATAATGGAGCAAGTTGTTCCCAGTAGTTCTCACTGAGGGAGTGAGCTGGGTTTTAGCCAATTACCAGAAGTGAGAAGGAGACTTTCAAAGGGGTCAGAGGGAGGCAAAGAAGGAATAGTGGTTACCTGGGCTCTGAGGACAGAGGGCTGGGTGCTGCAGAGATGGGGCTTCCCCACACAGCATACTAGACAAGTTCCAGCACGAGAATTTGCTGGGGACACTTGCCACAGTGGCCAAATGTGGCCTTTTTCACAGCTGGCATGCCCTGGCCTCTGCAAGTCTCTGCCCTAACTGAAGGAGCACTGGTTAGGACTCTAATAAAAAATGCGAGCCTGTGACCCCATGCTCCTGCCATGTTCAGTGTTGCCCACTTTACCTGTAGCCTATGGCCCTTTCCTGTGTATCTCCAGCATCTCAGAGAAGGTTGGAGCCAGAAGGGGATAAGGGAGCTAAAAACAGTCATttttcagttgaggaaactgaggcacaaagacgTAAAGTGAGTCCATAGCTGGTTAATGTGAACCAGATGTACTGACCCTGCATTGTTCCTCCCGGCACACCTGTCACCCAGAAGACACACAACGCCACAAGTCCAGAAAATGGCTTTCTCTTACTTGGCTTTTAGATATTTACAACAACACAGACACTGTATCCCAAGGATATTGCAGCAATCTGTGTCCAGGGTGGAGATAATCCTGGGCAAAGTGTCAGGATATACCACCTTTTGGGCGAGCCTCAAAGTATACGTAGCTGACAAGCACATAACCAACAGTGGTGATCGCTCCACAGCAGCTGGCACTGGGCTTTCTAAAACCGCAGGCCTGGACTGTAGAATTTGCCCTCTCTACACGTGCCTGCTAACAACTCTTATTTAAAACTCGATCTCTGGTCCTGTGGTGTGCGGACCTGCAAAGGAGCCTGTTGATACAGCTGCCCCTCTGGTGCCACATGACTGCGGGCTGGCCACACATGACAGATTTGAATGTACTGGCACCAAGGACAATCAGATTAGCTTCCACTTGGAATATCTGTTGCTTGGActgtttgtgtcttttggagcccATCTGACTAAATTAAAATCCATGGCAACCAATGATGGGTTAAGTATAAAAGACATACCCACCAGTCGTCAAGGTGCTTGTCTTGGTAGCAGACCTATTCTTAGGACAGAGCCTGGATGACCTTGTCATTTATCTAAAGCCAAGTGGCCTTTTCCAGCCTGTGTGGTAGTGAAAGCAGATAAGCCCAGACAGAATCCTTAGAAAAATAGCatcagaacaaacaaaaaaaaatgggtgAACCTTGAATTCAGGAAGTAAATACTGAGGGTTAAGCCAAGGcaagcattcatttattcattcggCAAATATTTGAGAGCTGACCAGgtgccagaaaacaaaacagaaaatcctTTGCCCACGTGGGACTCATATTTtaatgaggagaaagaaagtaaaagaaacacGTAAATTATACAGAGTATGAGAAGGCATAAGTGCTATGGAGAATCAGAAATCACAAAAGGAAACTAGGGAGTGCTGGGGAGATTTCAGTTTCAATAGGGTAGTTCAGGAAGGCATCTCTAAGAAGGTGACATTGCAGCAAAACTTGAAGGGAATGAGGAAGCAAGCATATTGATAAAACTTTTAttgcgtaacaaattaccaccaaatttagaagcttaaaacaacaaagatttatttctctctcagttCCTGAAGGTCAGGATCTGGGAGCCGTTTAGcagggtggttctggctcagggtctcagTCAAGCAGTTGGCTGAGGCTCCATGGAGGATCTGAAGGCCTGACTGGGGGGGCTCACTCCCACGGCTGTGGGCAAGAGGCCTCAGCGGCTCACCCTGTGGACCTACCCACAGGGTAGCTGGGTGTCCTCATGGCAGCTGGCTCCCCCTAGAGTGAAGGACCCAAGAGAGAGCAAATGAGGTGGAAGCTGCAATGCCTTTTATGACCCAGTCTCTGAAGCCCCATACCATCCCTTCTGCTGTATTCTTGTCCTTAAATTGAATCACTAAGTCAAGGAGAGAGGAATTAGCCTCCACCTCTTGAAGGGGGGAGTATCAAAGAATCTGTGAACGTATTTTAAAACTATCACAGCAAACTATGGTGATATTCTGGGAAAGATGGAAAGAGCACTTCGAGCAGAGGAAACAGTAGGttgagtgcaaaggccctggggcagcagcagcaggtgtATTTAAGGAAGAACAAGCATCCAGGGTGGCTGGAACAGGTGAGCAAGGGGACGAGGACTAGGAAAGGGGGTCAGGGAGGGAAGGTGTATGTGTGGCCTCATGCATGGGTCTCTGGGCCATTATAAGTGCTCTGAGTGAGACGGAAGCCTCTGGAGGgtgatttattttgtgtgtagCAGACTGTGATGTGATtggacttatttttttaagacaacaGTGGCGTGTGGGTGAGAATAgcctgaggaggaggaagggagaagggaggagccTGTTTAGGAGGCCAGTATAACAACCCAGGAGAGAGATGACCGTGGCTTGTGTTTGGAGGTGATAAAAGCGATTGGATTCTGTATACATCTTAAAGATAGAGTCAACAGGACTTTCCATGGATTGGATGTGGGTTTTGACTCCAAGATTTTTGGCCTGAGGAACTGGAAGGATGGTTCTGGATAGGGAAGGCTAAGGGCAGGACACGTTTGAGGGGGAAGTTTCAGAGTTCAGTTTGGGGCAGGTTAACTTTGTGATGCGCATTAGACATCTGAGCTGAGAAGCTGAGGAGGCAATTGATACACATGAGTGGAGTTCAGGATTTCTGAAAGGGATACTTTCCTATGGTCTGTCAGCGATGTTTCTTACAAAATCAAGAAGGCTGGCCCTTCCTCTGGAAGAGTTGACATATGCCTACGTGGCTACACCTGCCTACAAGGCTACACCTGCCTACGAGCAATCAGTGCTACGGAGGCCTCCCAGCAGGCACAAAGCAAGGGGCAGACTGGTGCCCACCAATGTGGGCATTTCCGATGTTCCCAGAGGGCATAGGACAGCTCGCACAGCTGGGAGGGATGAACTTCTGCTGCCCTGTTCTCAGAGTGGTGCCCTAAGGAACTTGTGTCCTGCACGCCTACAAGACAGAACATGTGACAACCCCCACAGCACTGGCAACCTGGAAAAGAAGTTCTGGGCAAGGGGTGTGTATTGGCTTACCGAATTCCCTATTACCATTTTCAAGATTCACAAGATTTCCGAAAGACAATCAATCATCAAATCTGCCAGCttctagtttcttttctcttttgcccTCTGCACTTAGAAGCATGCATTCCTCTCCTCCAGTTCCTGACATTTCCTGAGACTGCGCTGGGGCTGGTGTACAGGCATTCGCTCTCTAGTGCTTGGTCTTGGGTCGATGTTTCAACTATTATTCCCAGGACTGCCAGCGATGCCTCTGAACTTAGCTGGGCCCCATCCAGCTGTCTATCCCCGAAAAGGTGCTGTGGTCAGGGGAGGCCAAGCTTCCTGGggcattttcttcctcctccacaccTATGTTGGACTTTGACCCAGGGCCTGAGAGACATGTCTGGAGTGGGACTGACTGATTTGACAAGCTTGAGTTGTGGGTTTACATTTGACCCCTTTAGCTGACCCCCAGGGCAACTAATCTTTTGCAGAGTCATTTTATTGCCTGGGGTGGAGCTGTTGATTTTGCAAGGTTTATAACAGCTCAGCTTGAATGCAGCTAGTTGGAGCCAGGGGTAGAGGACGCaaggaattattttcaaagaGAGTGAGGCTGTGCCTGGAGCTCACGTGGTCTTATCGGCAGAGTCTTCCACATTGCCGAGGCAGAGACACCACTTCCCAGTGACAGCAGCATCTGGAAAGCAGGCTAGAGGATGCCAGCATGTTGATAGTAAGAGTTTTAGAGAGATGTAGTGGTCTTCTAGCATCATGTGTTGGCTTCAGCAAACACCTACCACTGACGGAGTCCCAAAGAATGAATTCTTTCTCCACACAGCGTATAAAAAGGGGatgagacagacctgggtttagATCTCAGCTTTGTTAGTTACTAGGTGTATACTTGGCTGAGTAAACaacttttctgtgtctcagtgttttcatctgtaatatgggcaTAAGCAGACCTACCTCAAAGGAGGTCTTGAAGAATACATTTCTGGCACATGGTGAGCCATCGATAAATGTATTTCTCTTCAGCTTGTGGCTACTCACCTCACCTTCCATCTGTAGCCCCTTTTCCACAACCTTCAGGAAGGCTGATACGATGAACCCATGGAGAAGGTAAAGAGATAGAAGAGGAGCGAAAACAGCATTCGCAGTGAGAACGAAATGAGGCCACGTTGACTTCTCGTGCTCAATTTGTGACAGTTGGAGCCCATGCCAGTCCATGGCTTCTCCCTGCAGCACATTTTCCCAGGTATTTCTGGAGTCCTCAAAGGTATGTGTCACATGATCTCAAAAACTAGCCATCCAGATGGTCACCCTGTGTTATCTGTTCTGTCCTTCTAGCTCTGCTTCACCACCGTCTCTAGCCACCAACACTTCTGCCAGGTGCCTTGCTGCTGCTGGGGTCCTTGGAGGGATATGTGGGGGCCCTGCCGAGGTGCTCCCCTCCTAGTCAGTGGCCAGGCTCCAGGACCCTACCTGCCCCCCCTCTCCTGTTTCCACCTGCGTGTCTCAGCCCCATCACTTTGCCCTTGTTTCTAGCCCTGCACTTCCTGGGTGACATTTATGATTGCGAAAAGGGTTCAGATTTGTTTATAGAGATCCCAAAATATAGCAAggtgaaataaatatgaaaatgaatgagaaaaagaaagaaaaggtttacAGCATTTCCTGCCTCATTCAAACAGCTTCCTGGTAATGTGCATGGTGGGGTAGAATTCTTTTCACATTATTCATACAGGTAACTTTGTTTCAGGATCAGATGTGGTAACTTGTCTGAGACACTTGGAAATGGCTCTCAAAATGGCCCGACCTGGGAGTGGGCTATCTGACTGCTGGGGTGATGTATGTGgggtccccagcacccagctggGGGTCTGGTGGGTCGGGTGCAGCCTGAGTGGCATTAGGCATCTCCTCACAGTCACACACTTAAACCTTTGGCTTCTTCCACAGCAACTGCTGGCCTCAAAAGTGAAGCAATAGggcggtcggatggctcagttggttagagcgcgagctctgaacaacaggattgctggtttgattcccacatgggccagtgagctgtgccctccacaattagattgaaggacaatgacttggagctgatgggccctggagaaacactctgttccccaatattccccaataaaatttaaaaaacaaagattgtaAATTCTCCTAAAATATGATGCATTAGCAtcatctctctttaaaaaaaaaaaaaaaagaagagaaaagtgaAGCAGTAGGGACCTGAACACCTGAGCGCTGGGAATCTGATAAATTAAAAGGCAGTTTGGCAGGAAGCCACCTCCTGAATGCCCCAGATTTTAACAAAAGGCCCCTTGTCACAGCCACAGAATGCAGGTAAAGCCAGGGCTTAAGGCAGTGTtgattcagaaagaagaaaaaggaaacttctttgtggtttttttcttgttaaccTACCTAACGGGTtattgaaaggattaaatgaatacAGAGAGAAAGGCCTGCTGAGATTTGTGCTCGGATGCAATTCCAGAAGAAATATTTGCTCCTAAATAATGATAACAGCTAATCCCTACATAAAACTTCccatttgtttttaacaatgcACATGTCTTATCATTTGCATTTCATAACAAGCCTATGAGGTAAGTATGAAAGTACCCGGTGTTACAGACGCAAAGAGAGGGCGGGCACCTCCTATGTTACCTGGCCCGAAGGTGGCAGAGGTGGATCTGAAGCACTGTGCTGCTTCTTTCTCCTAGGTGAGCTTGTCCACAGCACCCTTCTTCACTGCACAGGGGAGGTCTATCTATGGCTGTTTTTCAATGTCAATTTACAGGCATTCAGGGGCAAACTAACAAATTCCTATTCACTCTTTAATTCTTCAATGAAATGTCGTTTTCCCAGAGAGACCTCCTAATCTAAATAAGCCCCAGCTCTCCATGCCCCCTGCTATTTTCAGAGTACCTGGTATTTTTCACGCAGGGCACTAATCACAAGCATAGTTATTTATTATCCCTTTGAGATCACTTCTCAACCCTTTGCTGTTTAAAccaccctgcctgcccctctgtCACTGTTACCAATGACACCCCAGGTCTCCAATGGTCTAGCTCAGGTTTTGGCACCTGGTGATCGAGTCTCATCCATTTCAAATCCTGCCTTAATCCTGGGTGCTTTTAACATCAGGTGGGTGACCCAGATGACATGTGGCCTTCTCATCTCCAAGTCCTTCCTCTCCCATCTACCTCAGCTGACGCCTCCTGCCACCTCTCGCTGTACCAGCCATGACCTGAAACAGCTCCTCCTGCAGAAGCGGGAATGGAAGCATCTCCCTCCATCTCGCTTATCCAACCCTTCCTGCTACAACTATCCTTTACTCTGGACACTTCACTTGCACCAGCTGACTCTCATCTTTCTTCACTTCTTTCTTGTGTAGTTTCAATTCTATGACCTATCAGTTCAGTGGCAATTTCTGATACCCTAAATCTCCAAGTCTGTGTTTTTTCATCATACCCTCTGGCAACACTTCCTTTGCTTGCTTTTCTGAGCCTGTATCTCTGTAGCTGAGTGCTGCTGGTGAAAGACATAACTCTAGAATCTATTGCTATCTGTGTAAATCAGCGTTCCCCAAACTGAAGAACAGCCCTCAGCAATGCCAGGCAACCCAGCCCCATTTTGCTTCTAGACTCACTTTCCATATGACTATTCCAGCAGGTGGTCCAAAGTCTAGTGAGCTCTTTCCTCTGTTCTGGTGACACCCCTGATGGTCCAGATCCCTGCCTGGCTAGCATGGTTCTTTAAGAGAAGCAACTATGGGTAAACCCTGAGCCAAATGTGCTCCACTGAGTATGCCCCTCGCTTGGCATCCATCTTTAATTTGTTCTCAAGTGCCTTGGTTCCCAAAGCAGAATGACTTTGGTCAAAGAGCTTCAAACCCTAGCCTCCTGCTGTGCCAATGCCAGTTCTTCCTTCATGGTGACTTTGCCCTGACATTGAACCCAAGTCACCATTCTAAGCTCCCCTCCCTTGTGATGAGTTCTTCCTGGAGGGCCCTAGGTACTTCTTGCCGAGGCACAGGTCAGAGCTACCTCAATCCATCAGCAAGGTGTAGGGgaggaaagataattttctttctaccctTCTGAGTTCTTGTAATAAAAGAATTGAAACCTTGTAATAAAAGAACTTcttgtaataaaagacagattaatgaaagaagaagaaacagaaattgactAACATGGATAACTCATGGGTACATGAGGTTGGTGGCTAAGAATTCAGGCTTAAACACCATCTTAATAGGGCAAGGGAAGGGGGAATGGCAGCCTCTGATgggagagtaaatgatttttaggaaaaatCAATGGGTCCTTAGAAGAATATATGGGAGGTATAATACGCGTAGTTTGTGAAGCAGTTTGTCCGGGTGTGATGTGGACTTCTAGTCTCCTCTCTGATGATAAGAGTCCATCTTCTCTGGTTGATGAAACTCCTGGGGAGGGGATTTATGACAATTGAGTTCCTTTTGGAGCGTCTGTCTTTAGGCAGATAAGGAACGTTCAGAGAAatcttctctctgcctttgctgtttttcaagtgcctacagctcaaaataatcaatatgccaaagtggcaaATTTGGGGATGGCATGTCCTGAACTAgtcacattttggggtggcatattctgctacccttcaaaGGCTTAAAATACATTTGCTAAACTGTTTCTCCAGTAGCAGAGAGAGCTGTGAGGAGCAGTTGCTAACACTCAGAAGAAAGGTGCTGAGGAACCAAACATCACCCCcccataaacacatacacacgcCTATAGTTTCGTTGATTTATTCACACACTACATAGTTCAAAAAAGATTTAAGCTCgtttacaaaatacatataattcaACCGTGTGAAGTGAAATAACCAATACCGTGCTGTAGTAGAATCCTGCCTACCTCCCCAACCGAATTTG is part of the Rhinolophus sinicus isolate RSC01 linkage group LG03, ASM3656204v1, whole genome shotgun sequence genome and harbors:
- the TMEM171 gene encoding transmembrane protein 171, with amino-acid sequence MSPAAAEPDEVPPDRHVSKLIFFLFVFGAILLFVGVLLSIFGFQACQYETLPDCSMVLKVAGPACAAIGLGAVILARSRALLQFREGRLRGNQVDPDQAFICGESRQFAQCLIFGFLFLTSGMLISILGIWVPGCDSDWEKEPLNETDTANAEPPICGFLSLQILGPLIVLVGLCFFVVAHVKKRNNLSEAQNASESEERQTQNTEPVQVTVGDAVIIFPPPPPPYFPESSASAVTRGPDANGLLPNENPPSYYSIFNYGGTPTPEGQGTASASERVSIYTISGMTSSSEISHTPQLPSELPPRYEEKELAATTASSPSSEPSPP